Part of the Odocoileus virginianus isolate 20LAN1187 ecotype Illinois chromosome 27, Ovbor_1.2, whole genome shotgun sequence genome is shown below.
AAAGGGGAGGATGAGCCAGGGAAGAGGAGGATGATGATGATGGGTGAGATGACACATGTGAGTCTTCTGAGAGAAGGCGAGCCCTCCCTGCAGAGCCCAGCCTTCGGTGAGGTCCGCTCCAGCTGCGCCTCCTGTCCTCAGCTTGTTGGGAAAGGCAGGATGTCACATGGAAACGGTGTGCCTTCCCGGATGCACAGACTCGGGTCTGAGGCCAGGCTTTTGCACTTGctgtagctgtgtgacctttggccaCGTCCTgcagcctctctgagcttcagtttttccatctcTAAGGTGGCAGCAGCACAGGACTGCACGAAGACTGAAGTAATGAATTGAAAGCACAGAGAAAGTCCTCGGTAACAGGTGGCTAGTAGCTTTTGGAGACTGTCCCCTTCTCATGTGATACTTAgcattttatatttcatgttGGTGTCCAACGGGGTCTCACCTACTCATTAATTTCTACATGTCTGTACTTAACTCCCCAATTTGATGCCAAAATTTAACATCAATTTTATAACAGTATTTGAGCACTTACTAGGTGCCAAATACTGTGCTGAGGGCCTCATGTGCATTATCACACTTAATATCTAGAAAAATCCTACACAGTTAATGTGTggaagcagaggctcagagaaatagAATAACCTGATTAAACTTGCACATTTAAAGGCAAagttgaaagattaaaaaaacaaaaggcaaggtTGAGGTTTTCACCCATGTCCGTCTGACTCCACAGCCAGTGCTGTGAACCATGATGTCATGTTCCAACTATGCTAAGAACTCAAGAAGAGCAGCACCAGCCTCTTCTCCACATTCCCTGGGGCACCTGGCACAGAAGTctggacccctgggctgggaagggacATGGTGTGGCAACTTACAAGGACCCACAGTGGTCAGGCACAAAGCTGGGCTCAGGTCAGTGAGAGCGGGCATCGGCTGTGCCACTGCCTGTATTTCAGGCACTTTTGGGCACAGGGCCTGGTGCCCAGCCAGCTCCAATTCCAGAATGCCAAGAGCAGGCTTGGCCACGGGGAGGAGGCGTGGGTGGGGCCAGCAGGGGTGCCTGTCACTTACCCCAGCATTAGAACCTGCACATCTGGCGCCAGGGCCTTGTCCTTTGTAAGGCAACACAGTAACTCTGTCTGAGCTGGACCTGGGTGGGCGACAGCAGATAAGAGAAGTCTGGGGGAAGatggcaggagaggagggggctggCAGGGAACAAAATGCCTGGGTCATTATAGGTGGCAGCGTCAGGGAAGCAACTAGTATCTTTACTCCTTAAGTACCCAACTTCTGCCAGGACACCCAGGGGAGGTGAAGGGTGCTGGGAAGAGAAAGGGCAGAGCTACAGGGCGTGGGGCCTGTCCTAAAATTACCTATTCCTGGGGCTTGGAGCACAGGGCCAAGGAGGGCTCTGCAGACAGCATAGGGATACTTGGTACAGAAGGAGGTCAGGGCAGTCGTGAGCAGGCGGGAGGCTGAGGAAGTCAGGGAGAGAATCTACAGCCAACAGGGAGGAAACTATTAATTGCTTCTTCCGTCCAACAAATGTTTATCAGACACATTTCAGAAGCTTATAAATTACaccgggcttccccagtggctcagcagttaaagaatctgcctgcaatgcaggagatgtggcaggAGGAGCTGCATATTctatccgtgggtcaggaagatctcccgggggaggaagtggcaacccactccagtactcttgcctggaaaatcccatggacagaggagcctggcaggctacagtccatgggatcacaaagaatcagacacgactgagcaactaaacacaaacacatacattacAGTGACAAAAAAGTTCTTTTATCCAGGACCCACACGGATCCACCCACTGGAAAGGACAAATAGCTCCCTTCCCCAGCTCCCATATCCCTTCAGCTTCTGTAAGGATCTGGGGTCCAAGAGGGATGAGTTAGATGCCCTGTAGGTAGATGGCCTGCGGGTCTATGCCCTTCCCTTGCCCCCAGGACCTGGGACAGGCCAGATGTGTGCAAGGCTGGGAACCCCCTCTGGCATCCTGCTGAGGGCTCAGGCTctctccccgccgcccccccaGTCCCAGACCCTTCATGTGCGTCCCAGAGCACCTACCCGTCCAAGGAAGAGGCTCCTGGTCAGCACAGTGGCATTGCCCAGGCTGAGGTCTGGTGACAGGGCCAGCAGCCAGGTGCAGAGCTGGAGGAGACCTGTGTCCAGGAGCTGCGGGAGCTGCAGCTGGGCACACAGCAGGTCCACCTGCCAAGGCCGGGGGAGGGTCCCGGGACACTCAGCCTGTCTTGGCTGGAATGTCTCAAGCCAACCAGGCAGAATGGGCAGGGCCAGGACACCCCAGGGTAAGGTGAGACAGGAGAGCTGCCCTATGGGAACCCAGGGCTAAACGAAACCACTGCGGGTGACCCCTGCCCCTGAGAGAAGAAAAAACCCAACCAAAcccccctccccaaattcccACATGAGGCAGGGGAACAGAAATTTAAATGGAGACAGGGACCGTGTCCTCGGGGCCAGGCAGGCTTTCTGGACTCACCTGGCCAGGAGTGCACTCCTGGAGAAGCTGCAGCTCAACTGGTGGGGTGCCCTCCAGTCCTTCCAACCCCTGAGAGGGTGAATGCCATGTCAGGGCTGGCAGAGCCCTCAGTGACAAGTCAATTGGCAGAGTGGGTGGGTGAGGACCCCAGAAGGTGCTACTGGAGAACCACTTGCCAGGGGTTAGAACAACATATGTGGGCCAAGAAAAGCCTTCACACGGATGGTTAGACCTTCACTTCCCACCTGCCACCCTCACCGAACAGCTGTGCCTCgctgcactggggcttccctgggtgccACTGGGGTCCAGGAAGCGGTGGAAGAAGGGCTGTGGGGAGTAGGGTAGGGCAAGTCACCTTCCCGAGGGTCTTGAGCAGCTGCTGCAGCCTGGGAACCTGGTCCTGCCGAGGAGAGCCCAGTCACTGCCAAGCCCCCACCCGTGCAGAACGGCCCCCAGTCATGGCCACGGCCCCAGCCAGGTCCCAGCCCCCTCTGCCAGAAGGCCCCGGGTCAGTGGGAGCTAGTGGGCAAAGATGACTCAAGAGAGCCAGAACTTGAAGCCTAAACTTTACAAAGTGCTTCAGAACTCAAACTAGACAAGGGCCCCTGTAAATCCACCTGAATAGATTTGACTTCTTTGAATCCATCCTGATGGGGCTAgaccaggccctgggctgggaggtCAAGCTGGTTGGTCAATGCTGGGACGATCCCCCCATTTCCCATAAGATGGGGCGGCAGGGGTAGATCCAGAGCCTTTCCTCTTCCCCAGCACCCCTGACTACAATACTGATCATTAGATCAAGGGGTCCCACCTTCAGTCCCTCCCTTCCCTATCCGCTTCTCAGAAGCTTATGGAGCAGAAACTACATTCCTTCAACCCCACCTCCTTTCCCTTGCTCCACAGACTACAGTCATTCCAAAGGGGACAGTGTCCCAAGCAGCTTCTGCCCTGTATGAACCCTCCACTCCAAAAGATCACTCCAAAGCAGCCGCCTCACCCTAGTACCTGGATAACTTTGGGCAACTCCAAACCCTCAGGTAGGCCCTTAGCTTCCTTTAGACTCTGACCAGCCTCACTGGGCTCAGGTCCCATGATAGGCTGGTTTGTAATGGATGATGCATCTCCTCCATCAGCCAGGGATTCCGAAGATTCACGTTCAGGTCTCTTCGCCTCATgaccttcttcttcctcttcttccttttccaaacACCGGAGCCTTTTGGAGGCCCTCTCCCCCTCAGGACTGACAGGCTCTTCCTCTGGCTCCTTCCTGCGTTTCCCAGGCTGCTGGGAATCCTTGTCCTCCTCCCGCTCTCCTTCCCCTTCAGCATCTGGAACCGGGGGCAACTTCAACTTCCTGCCCCCTTGGCCCAGACGCTTACAGAGGCCTTGGAGCTGTCTCTGGCACCTTTTAGACAGTAGGGACGCTCCATCAGTGGAGACACCAGCACTCAGATCCCTTCGCAGAAATTCTCCAAGGGCCCGGAGCCAGGGATCAGGGTCAGGGCTTGAATCCTGCCTTGCAACCTGCAGCAGAGGGAGGAGCCGGCTTTCGGGCAGCGATGGCCAAACAGCCATGAGCAGGGACATCAGGTTTCTCCGGCATAACGGGGGCAATCGCAGCAGCAGCGGTTTCCTGGGTGGCAGAGGGAGGGCACCGTTAGGAGCATCTCGCTGAAAGGAACCCAGGGCAGGCTGGATAGAGTTAGAGGCTAGATGGCACCGGACAGAAGTGGGTGGGGAGCGCTGGAAGGCAGCACCTGAGAGTCAGTGTGGATGGAAGTGGAGACAACATGGAAATCACTCAGCAAGTGAGCATCTATACTATACTACACTAGGCCCTGCTCTTTGACATCTCCTATTTCAGCTCAAAAATTGGAACCTACCCTGtaacccatcacttcatggcaaatagatggggaaaaaatggaaacagggacagactttattttcctgggctccaaaatcactgcaaatggtgattcgcagccatgaaattaagatgcttgctccttggaagaaaagctctgaccaacctagacagcatattaaaaagcacagacattactttgccaacaaaagtccatctagtcaaagttatgatttttccagtagtcatgtatggatgtgagagctggactataaataaagctgagcgccgaagaattgatgcttttgaactgtggtgttggagaagactcttgagagttccctggactgcaagtagatctacccagtcaatcctaaaggaaatcagtcctgaacattcattggaaggactgccgctgaagctgaaactccaatactttggccagctgatgcgaagaattgactcatttgaaaagaccctgatgttgggaaagattgaaggcgggagaaggggacgacagagaatgagagggttggatggcatcaccaaatcaatggacatgagtctgagaaaactctgggacttggtgacggacagggaggcctggcatgctgcagtcaatggggtcgcaaagggttggacccactgtgactgaactgaattgaactgaactctgtAATAGATCCATGCCTGTtttatgtaaaacaaacaaaaactactcTCTGAAATTTTATGTACAAATGATACTCCAGAACGCTGAGTAATGCTTAGTCTGCAGCCCTGTGCTCCCCTCGGCAGTCCCTGCAACTCACAGGGTCACCACCCTTCACGCTTCTGCACCTCTCAGTACGTGACTGCTATCTGTCATCACACACAAAGACACTTGGGATATGTGAGGCAGGAAagaaaccttttatttatttgtgtgtgtgtgtgtggggggggggggttaaaaACACATCTAGAGCAGCGGGTAGCGCCAGCTCCTGCTTCACACGACCCTAGAGGATGAGGGCACCGACAGGGCTGGAGGAACGCGGGCGGACGACTTACAGCTCCAGGCGACAGTCCGGGCCCTCCACGACGGGCTCCTCCCGGCACAGCGCCTCGAGGACGCCGCCCCAGGCAAAGGGCTCCCCGCCGCGGCCGCTCAGCGTCCGCAGCACCCCCAGACCACGCCGCGCCCCGTCGGGCCCGGCCTGCAGCGCCTGCAGCAGGAGGCGGACGGGGGCCTCCAGCCGAGCCCAGGGCGCCGCTGGCTGCGCGTCCTCAGCCCGAGCGGGCTCAGCCTCCAAGGCCTCCATGGCCGGGATCGGGGAGTCGCGCCGCCCCGCGCTCCGGCTTCGGGCCTCAGCTCCGGAGCCTGGGGAAAGGGAGGCTGAGGACATTGCCACTCCAGCCAAGCTCCCTCAGCGCGGTGGACGCCCGGCCAGCGCGCGGGACTCCAACGGTAAGCAAAGGAAGGAAACGGGAGGTGCGGCtaggggcggggcgcgggggaaAGCCggaaggggcggggccgggaTGCGCCGGGCCGGAAGCAGGAACCGAGTAGGAGGGGGTCGGCGAAGGCCGACTGCCGGTCTGCTGACGGGGCGGGGCCAGAGTTGGGGCGGGGCTACAAAGAAATAGGCTTGTGGGCGGGGTCAGGCAAGAGATTGGGTGGGACAGGGCTTGATGGAGAAGCGGGTCCTTACATTCCTTCAGGTAAGCGATGAGGGCGGAGGTACAGAATGGGTATCACGGTGCCTGTTGGTTGTATTCAATACTTCTGGATCCAAGCCTTATTTAATTTAAACTGACGCCCATGTTGCTTGTAGATCATGGGCTTTGGCATAGGATTTGGTCATAAAACGCCGTAACgtaaaagaatagcaaggagagataagaaagccttcctcagctatcaatgtaaagatcaatgtaaagaaaaagagaaaacaatagaatgggaaagactagagatctcttcaagaaaattagagataccaagggaacatttcatgcaaagatgggctctataaaggacagaaatggtagggacctaacagaagcagaagatattaagaagaggtagcaagaatacacagaagaactatacaaaaaaagatattcacgacccagataatcacgatggtgtgatcactcacctagagccagacatcgtggaatgtgaagtcaagtggatcttaggaagcatcactatgaacaaagctagtggaggtgatggaattccagttgactatttcaaatcctgaaagatcatgctgtgaaagtgctgcactcaatatgccaacaaatatggaaaactcagcagtggccacaggactggaaaaggtcagttttcatcccaatcccaaagaaaagcaatgccaaagaatgctcaaactaccgcacaattgcactcatctcacacactagtaaagtaatgcttaaaattctccaagccaggcttcagcaatacgtgagccgtgaacttccagatgttcaagctggttttagaaaaggcagaggaaccagagacccaattgccaacatccgctgggtcatcaaaaaagcaagagagttccagaaaaacatctatttctgctttattg
Proteins encoded:
- the FANCE gene encoding Fanconi anemia group E protein codes for the protein MSSASLSPGSGAEARSRSAGRRDSPIPAMEALEAEPARAEDAQPAAPWARLEAPVRLLLQALQAGPDGARRGLGVLRTLSGRGGEPFAWGGVLEALCREEPVVEGPDCRLELKPLLLRLPPLCRRNLMSLLMAVWPSLPESRLLPLLQVARQDSSPDPDPWLRALGEFLRRDLSAGVSTDGASLLSKRCQRQLQGLCKRLGQGGRKLKLPPVPDAEGEGEREEDKDSQQPGKRRKEPEEEPVSPEGERASKRLRCLEKEEEEEEGHEAKRPERESSESLADGGDASSITNQPIMGPEPSEAGQSLKEAKGLPEGLELPKVIQDQVPRLQQLLKTLGKGLEGLEGTPPVELQLLQECTPGQVDLLCAQLQLPQLLDTGLLQLCTWLLALSPDLSLGNATVLTRSLFLGRILSLTSSASRLLTTALTSFCTKYPYAVCRALLGPVLQAPGIGPAQTELLCCLTKDKALAPDVQVLMLGRISELPWKEETFLVLQSLLERQVEIPPEKFSVLMEKLCKEGPAATTSMAYAKLLLTVMTKYQANITEPQKLGLAAAVELNTTFLRKSLQAALRHLTP